In one Desulfobulbaceae bacterium genomic region, the following are encoded:
- a CDS encoding AMIN domain-containing protein: MNIQRLTILCVMFLTLTMSVVFEKGCLAQADGEYQASSVVFEKVDGGLSLTIKGNMSPTFTTYQLFDPMRVVVDIANAGFADSLHLPIEVNQSPVAMITGTILAEKKPVIAKLEIALNSDSEYTVKRDANDITIIFAANSKESVAPSPPLSVGTVPVIEEASQRGEGGGLSEIYDMKVKREGTDSVSILLVADGPIQDYTKVDLTKGDGRPDRMYLDLPRVKAPALDRDTEVGAGGLERIRISDRAEGARFVFDSSFERLFNYTVAPAPEGILISIAADGGVIEQEEPEDPVAQVLASSVASDKKVSVLHKQLQQVGITGDEFAEAGYDRQKISVDFYKTNLHNVFRLMGEVGGYNIVVDDSVSGVLTLSLREVPWDFLLDVIMNLKGLQKEERYNTIVISAKEKGFVWPEKATAKSELGLEAPEDDMVVAIDKKLSDPPAVVEAKMLVQRGNSLVQEGKFKEALGLYQKALDKWPTNAELAKRIAGVCLVNLGYHQAGVDYAKKALALNPDDLEASLQAAVGSANMRRPEAQQYFEKAVSGKKPSRSALLSFISFQEESSNFAGAMATLAQYNQLYGASLEIMIAKARILDKQGKSDLAVAEYKSIMYSGYELAPDLIQYIKGRIALANTQ; encoded by the coding sequence AAAAGGTTGATGGCGGTCTTTCCTTGACGATCAAGGGGAATATGTCGCCTACATTCACCACCTATCAGCTTTTTGATCCGATGCGAGTGGTAGTTGACATCGCCAATGCCGGATTTGCTGACTCGCTTCATCTGCCAATTGAGGTGAATCAGTCCCCTGTGGCCATGATTACCGGGACTATTCTTGCCGAAAAAAAGCCGGTTATCGCCAAGCTTGAGATCGCGCTCAATTCTGACAGTGAGTATACGGTGAAACGGGATGCCAATGATATCACTATTATATTTGCTGCTAACAGTAAGGAGTCAGTTGCGCCCTCCCCTCCTCTTTCGGTTGGCACCGTGCCAGTTATAGAAGAGGCATCACAGAGAGGTGAGGGTGGAGGGCTTTCTGAAATTTATGACATGAAGGTTAAGAGAGAGGGGACCGACAGCGTTAGTATTCTTTTGGTAGCTGATGGTCCTATTCAGGATTACACTAAGGTGGATCTGACCAAAGGGGATGGTCGGCCGGATCGGATGTATCTTGATTTGCCGAGGGTAAAAGCCCCTGCCTTGGATCGGGATACAGAGGTTGGTGCTGGAGGTCTGGAGCGGATTAGGATTTCTGACCGAGCGGAAGGGGCGCGGTTTGTTTTTGATTCGAGTTTTGAGAGGCTGTTTAATTATACGGTTGCTCCGGCCCCTGAGGGTATTTTAATTAGCATTGCAGCTGACGGTGGGGTGATTGAGCAGGAAGAACCCGAGGACCCTGTCGCTCAGGTATTGGCTTCATCGGTGGCGTCGGATAAGAAAGTTAGTGTTCTTCACAAGCAGTTGCAGCAGGTGGGGATCACTGGCGATGAGTTTGCCGAGGCAGGTTATGACCGGCAGAAAATTTCGGTGGATTTCTATAAGACCAATCTTCACAATGTATTTCGTCTTATGGGCGAGGTCGGTGGCTATAATATTGTGGTGGACGATTCGGTCTCCGGGGTTTTGACCTTGTCGCTTCGCGAAGTCCCATGGGATTTTCTCCTGGATGTTATTATGAACCTGAAAGGGTTGCAGAAGGAGGAGCGGTATAACACCATTGTTATTTCGGCCAAGGAGAAGGGCTTTGTCTGGCCGGAGAAGGCAACGGCGAAGTCGGAGCTTGGGTTGGAGGCACCTGAGGATGACATGGTTGTGGCTATTGATAAAAAATTGAGTGATCCTCCGGCAGTGGTCGAAGCTAAGATGCTGGTTCAACGGGGAAATAGTCTGGTCCAGGAAGGGAAATTTAAAGAAGCGCTTGGCCTCTACCAGAAGGCGTTGGATAAATGGCCAACCAATGCGGAACTTGCCAAGCGGATTGCTGGAGTGTGTCTGGTGAATTTGGGCTATCATCAGGCTGGTGTCGATTATGCTAAAAAGGCGCTGGCTCTTAATCCTGATGACCTTGAGGCCTCATTGCAGGCTGCTGTTGGCTCGGCCAACATGAGGAGGCCAGAGGCTCAGCAGTATTTTGAAAAGGCGGTGAGTGGTAAGAAGCCTTCTCGTTCTGCGCTACTCAGTTTTATAAGTTTTCAAGAGGAGAGTTCTAATTTTGCTGGTGCTATGGCGACACTTGCTCAATATAATCAATTGTATGGCGCAAGCCTTGAGATAATGATTGCCAAGGCGAGGATATTAGATAAACAGGGAAAATCTGACTTGGCCGTGGCCGAATATAAATCGATCATGTATTCTGGCTATGAGTTGGCGCCCGATTTAATTCAGTACATAAAAGGCCGGATTGCCTTAGCGAATACGCAATAA